In a genomic window of Streptomyces sp. SJL17-4:
- a CDS encoding response regulator transcription factor produces the protein MSIRVVVAGDHQLVLEAFAETLNGTNGLDVVGLATTFEAVLPAVQRHRPTVLLLGESTMGGKALHAATEVRSHHPSCGVALMVGSATPSVVDRAVAAGALGVVPKTARLPQLITTLVGVAGGCLTVDPGLLRTPAAGETVLSVRETDVLRLTAGGATVKEIAGELYLAAGTVRNLTSAAIKKLGGRNRFDAARIAAECGLL, from the coding sequence ATGTCCATTCGCGTCGTCGTGGCCGGTGACCACCAACTGGTCCTGGAGGCCTTCGCCGAGACCCTGAACGGCACCAACGGCCTGGATGTCGTGGGGCTCGCCACGACCTTCGAGGCGGTGCTCCCGGCCGTCCAGCGGCACCGGCCCACGGTGCTCCTGCTCGGCGAGAGCACCATGGGAGGCAAGGCGCTGCACGCCGCCACCGAGGTGCGTTCGCACCATCCGAGCTGCGGAGTGGCGTTGATGGTCGGCTCGGCCACCCCGTCCGTGGTGGACCGGGCGGTGGCCGCCGGAGCACTCGGAGTCGTACCGAAGACGGCCCGGCTCCCGCAGCTGATCACCACCCTCGTGGGAGTCGCGGGGGGCTGCCTCACCGTCGACCCCGGGCTGCTCCGGACACCGGCGGCGGGGGAGACGGTGCTCAGCGTCCGGGAGACGGACGTCCTGCGGCTGACCGCCGGCGGGGCGACCGTCAAGGAGATCGCGGGCGAGCTCTACCTCGCGGCGGGGACGGTACGGAACCTCACCTCGGCGGCGATCAAGAAGCTCGGCGGGCGCAACCGGTTCGACGCGGCGCGCATCGCGGCGGAATGCGGGCTGCTGTGA